In Syntrophorhabdaceae bacterium, one DNA window encodes the following:
- a CDS encoding ATP-binding protein, protein MEIYSIPPLISLVILFILFLMGIFKAKKARVNLLFSLICLVGCLLNLDKTLLTIIQDPALAIKISRINHIFLVFIIPLYLHFIVLITGDRPWVSLVKIFYIISILLIPLTQNSQYLTHAERFFFGYFAQAGPFFYIFGTISTVSTVISIYLLIKNLKMEQSAQKRTRIKYILLSFGLAASVNHFDVFVMRGFEFYPLGNFVFIPMCLFAYSIYKHDIMEWRIFLNKGLIFFLLLVMSAGFFIVVATLMKRFFLHSIGIDLIYIISMILTFLFVYFTRERVQTFIIEFMEQESIKSRQAIRELSFEIMELLNVEEIKKIVIDRITKTFSLNKCILKMVSNMEENSSPSIIHEDDPMYKNGYRLLVPVRSRAHPCVILLGEKGNMTMYTGEDVEILSMLANHVALALDNAQAYKKIEDFSKSLERLVEERTKALIQSESLAAVGRLAAGVAHELNNPIASVMSTIEYYIDHTKEDDAIHDDLAFSLKELKRARDIVKSLLDASRQKEETKILTDIHNPLEDALRILYNQYKNKRITIEKRLKGENSIIMGNPARLCQVFINLIKNSMDAIGDNEGMIIIETSNPDDSHIRCIISDTGEGMDESVLKDIFKPFFTTKKQGQGIGLGLYIVHEIVNEHEGSIEVDSAKGKGTTFTLVFPSRRQ, encoded by the coding sequence ATGGAGATATACAGTATCCCACCCCTTATAAGCCTTGTTATTCTTTTTATTCTCTTTCTAATGGGCATATTTAAGGCAAAAAAGGCTCGCGTCAATCTCCTTTTTTCCCTCATATGCCTTGTTGGATGCCTTCTAAACCTCGATAAGACACTGCTCACCATTATCCAAGACCCAGCTCTTGCTATAAAGATTAGCAGGATAAATCATATATTTTTAGTGTTTATCATCCCCCTTTATCTCCATTTTATAGTCCTTATAACAGGGGATAGGCCTTGGGTTTCCCTTGTAAAGATATTCTATATCATCTCCATCCTCCTTATCCCCCTCACCCAAAACAGCCAATATTTAACCCATGCAGAGAGATTCTTTTTCGGCTATTTTGCCCAGGCAGGCCCGTTTTTCTATATATTCGGGACAATAAGCACCGTGAGCACCGTAATATCTATCTATTTACTCATAAAAAACCTAAAAATGGAGCAATCAGCGCAAAAGAGGACAAGGATAAAATATATACTCTTGAGCTTTGGCCTTGCTGCATCTGTAAATCACTTTGATGTGTTTGTTATGAGGGGGTTTGAATTCTATCCATTGGGTAATTTTGTATTCATACCCATGTGTCTTTTTGCTTATTCCATATACAAACACGATATTATGGAATGGCGCATATTTTTAAACAAAGGGCTCATCTTTTTCTTACTCCTTGTCATGTCCGCAGGTTTCTTTATAGTGGTAGCCACGCTCATGAAGAGATTCTTTCTTCATTCAATAGGCATAGACCTCATTTATATCATATCCATGATCCTCACATTTTTGTTTGTCTATTTTACAAGAGAGAGGGTCCAGACATTCATTATAGAATTTATGGAACAGGAATCTATAAAAAGTAGACAGGCAATAAGGGAACTGAGTTTTGAGATAATGGAACTACTCAATGTAGAAGAGATAAAAAAGATAGTAATAGACCGTATTACAAAGACATTTTCATTGAATAAATGCATATTAAAGATGGTCTCCAACATGGAAGAAAATAGTTCTCCGTCAATAATCCATGAAGATGACCCTATGTATAAAAATGGATATAGGCTCTTAGTCCCTGTTCGTTCAAGAGCACATCCTTGTGTTATCCTACTGGGGGAGAAAGGTAATATGACCATGTATACTGGCGAAGATGTAGAGATACTTTCCATGCTTGCCAACCACGTTGCCCTTGCACTGGATAATGCCCAGGCATATAAAAAGATAGAGGATTTTTCAAAATCCTTAGAAAGATTGGTAGAGGAAAGGACAAAGGCGCTCATTCAGAGTGAGAGTCTTGCTGCAGTAGGTAGACTTGCAGCAGGTGTTGCCCATGAGCTCAATAATCCCATAGCAAGCGTCATGAGCACCATTGAATATTATATAGACCACACAAAAGAGGATGATGCAATCCATGACGACCTTGCTTTCTCCTTAAAAGAACTCAAAAGGGCAAGAGATATAGTAAAGAGCTTGTTAGATGCCTCAAGGCAGAAGGAAGAGACCAAGATACTTACAGATATTCATAATCCCTTGGAAGATGCCTTAAGGATCCTTTATAATCAGTATAAAAACAAGAGGATAACCATAGAAAAAAGACTCAAAGGCGAAAACAGTATTATTATGGGTAATCCTGCAAGGCTATGTCAGGTGTTTATAAATCTCATCAAGAATTCCATGGATGCCATAGGTGATAATGAAGGGATGATCATCATAGAGACATCCAACCCCGATGATTCACATATCAGATGTATTATTTCTGATACCGGTGAAGGCATGGATGAGAGTGTTTTAAAGGATATATTCAAGCCGTTTTTTACCACAAAAAAACAGGGTCAGGGGATAGGTCTTGGACTATATATAGTCCACGAGATAGTTAATGAACACGAAGGCAGTATAGAGGTAGATAGTGCTAAAGGTAAGGGCACAACATTTACCCTTGTTTTTCCCTCCCGTCGACAATGA